Proteins from a single region of Thermococcus sp. EP1:
- a CDS encoding NADH-quinone oxidoreductase subunit B family protein: MVDWRLYEPLINFARKRSMWIVAFCTGCGGIEMPPLMTSRYDLERFGMMPNPAPRMADLFLITGYVTPKTLKRIIITYEMQPDPKYVLAHGSCPLNGGIYWDGYNAIKHLDKYLPIDVAIAGCMPRPEAVMDGIKKIMELIDSGKADGWKRYKENYEYYKKNQDELFGEGWREKTARRWIPWLMDKKKKVREE, encoded by the coding sequence ATGGTTGATTGGAGATTATATGAACCGCTCATTAACTTTGCGAGAAAAAGGAGCATGTGGATTGTGGCGTTTTGTACAGGATGTGGCGGTATAGAAATGCCTCCTCTAATGACCTCAAGATACGATCTAGAGCGTTTTGGTATGATGCCTAATCCAGCTCCAAGAATGGCCGATCTCTTCCTCATTACTGGATACGTGACTCCTAAGACCCTCAAAAGAATAATAATCACCTATGAAATGCAACCTGATCCAAAGTACGTCCTTGCTCACGGTTCATGTCCACTAAATGGCGGAATTTACTGGGACGGTTACAATGCTATCAAGCACCTTGACAAGTACCTGCCAATTGATGTTGCAATAGCTGGATGTATGCCGAGGCCTGAGGCGGTTATGGATGGCATCAAGAAGATAATGGAACTCATTGATAGTGGTAAGGCTGATGGATGGAAACGCTACAAGGAGAACTACGAGTACTACAAGAAAAATCAGGACGAGCTCTTTGGTGAGGGATGGAGAGAAAAGACTGCGAGAAGATGGATTCCATGGTTAATGGACAAAAAGAAGAAAGTTAGGGAGGAGTGA
- a CDS encoding proton-conducting transporter membrane subunit, protein MNELAIIIFAPLLAGALAWLIEVKGIRELIGVTGAALPLGFSLLLYQKTTEGINLALNIGVFNLTFALNHLNWFFIGIGTLVGFASILALVSTAKDSYEWLFALMSLSGVLGVFLANDMMTFFIFWEIMTFASFMMVLRYNRSASLKYFLLSVFGAYAMLIALGIIYAKLGTFDFGTIQQAMYQEAYASAFGAETLLSKNESALIYLLFLIAFGVKAGMFPLHVWAPDAYGETNQSYTAMFSGVLSKAGVYGFILLYVLMGTRLALEFGAFRSATKFGYIIAFLGGLTIIVGGLLAALQEDIRKLFAYSSISQLGYILVGIGVGTALSIQAAMFHALSHALFKGLFFLIVATIVYRTGKTTFADMGGLAEKMPFTFAMAFIAILSLAGIPPLVGFASKWVLFEAVISQNLPILGGMVFFGSAIGFVYLIRFVYAVWFGQRPTDLDETKDAPLPMAIAMAILALFNVILGIAPGLVAKELNKIFGKEVIGGDLFILDLGFGKYNALAVTIYLVVGIIIAGIIYFLGAKVRKVPVTDTYQSANPVTMEYNLTIRRNFFLPLKETLAFWLRISFDRLYRTIGTWVEDLAEVMRTYIYNGNTQSYAWYLAILLLILALWGV, encoded by the coding sequence ATGAATGAACTTGCCATAATCATTTTCGCTCCTCTATTAGCTGGAGCATTGGCGTGGCTTATAGAGGTAAAGGGGATTAGGGAATTAATTGGAGTCACTGGAGCAGCATTACCTTTGGGATTTTCCCTTTTACTGTACCAAAAAACGACTGAGGGCATCAACCTTGCTCTCAATATTGGGGTTTTCAATTTGACTTTTGCCCTAAATCACCTTAATTGGTTCTTTATTGGAATTGGAACTTTGGTAGGATTTGCCTCAATACTAGCTTTAGTCTCAACGGCTAAAGACAGTTATGAATGGCTCTTTGCTTTAATGAGTCTCAGTGGTGTGCTGGGAGTGTTCCTTGCAAATGACATGATGACATTCTTCATCTTCTGGGAGATAATGACATTTGCAAGCTTTATGATGGTGCTTCGCTACAACCGCAGTGCATCGCTGAAGTACTTCCTATTAAGCGTTTTTGGAGCATATGCAATGCTGATTGCATTGGGAATCATTTATGCAAAACTAGGAACCTTTGACTTTGGAACAATTCAACAAGCAATGTACCAAGAGGCATATGCAAGTGCATTTGGCGCTGAGACACTACTAAGCAAGAACGAGAGTGCATTAATTTATTTGCTGTTCCTCATTGCATTTGGAGTTAAAGCGGGCATGTTTCCACTACATGTATGGGCACCAGATGCATATGGAGAGACAAACCAAAGTTATACAGCGATGTTTAGTGGAGTTTTGAGCAAAGCAGGAGTTTATGGATTCATTTTACTTTACGTACTTATGGGAACCCGTTTAGCACTTGAATTTGGAGCATTCAGAAGTGCAACGAAATTTGGTTATATCATAGCATTCCTTGGAGGTTTAACTATAATTGTTGGTGGGCTGTTAGCGGCTCTTCAGGAGGATATAAGAAAACTCTTTGCATATTCAAGTATAAGCCAACTTGGATACATACTGGTAGGAATTGGTGTTGGCACAGCGTTAAGTATTCAAGCAGCAATGTTCCATGCTCTTAGCCACGCGTTGTTTAAGGGCCTTTTCTTCCTCATAGTAGCTACAATAGTATACAGGACTGGTAAAACAACCTTTGCAGACATGGGAGGGCTTGCTGAGAAAATGCCATTTACATTCGCAATGGCCTTTATAGCCATTCTTAGCCTTGCTGGAATTCCGCCTTTAGTTGGGTTTGCCAGCAAGTGGGTTCTCTTTGAAGCAGTAATAAGCCAGAACTTGCCGATACTAGGTGGCATGGTGTTCTTTGGAAGTGCAATTGGGTTTGTTTACCTCATAAGATTTGTATACGCAGTATGGTTTGGACAAAGACCCACTGATTTAGATGAAACCAAAGACGCGCCCTTACCAATGGCTATAGCAATGGCAATTTTAGCTCTCTTCAATGTAATACTTGGAATTGCACCAGGGCTTGTTGCAAAGGAGCTTAATAAAATATTTGGAAAAGAAGTCATCGGCGGAGACCTCTTCATACTAGATCTAGGGTTTGGAAAGTACAATGCACTGGCAGTCACGATTTATCTTGTAGTTGGCATAATAATAGCGGGGATAATCTATTTCCTCGGTGCAAAGGTTAGAAAAGTCCCTGTTACAGACACCTACCAGTCTGCTAACCCTGTAACGATGGAATATAATCTTACAATAAGGAGAAACTTCTTCCTTCCACTCAAAGAGACATTGGCATTTTGGCTTAGGATAAGCTTTGACAGGCTTTATCGCACCATAGGAACATGGGTTGAAGATCTAGCGGAAGTTATGAGGACTTATATCTACAATGGAAATACTCAGAGCTATGCATGGTACCTTGCAATACTGTTACTAATACTAGCACTTTGGGGGGTGTGA
- a CDS encoding respiratory chain complex I subunit 1 family protein has translation MIEIALKALFILIYATFVGFMFMGIIRIVTARIHRRVGPPIYQPILDTIKLLSKKSNITHGLIYDFGVIYALGATILAIMFIPLGNIGVLRAYGDLVLITFLLEIPMLGIMFAAMSSGNPYAGIGAQRALLTLLAIQVPLGFAIVALAEYYGTFSTYEIVMAQQSMGWSITALPLLFAAIAYDLVLQAMFGKEPFDIMIAPGEISLGPMVEFGGKHMGILQIQHAIALFGETLFFSNIFLGGAAITIFGSSILNTIATLVVLLIKQTAVLLVATFMGAIFPRFTIDQAARFYWKWPTIIAALGAILATL, from the coding sequence ATGATTGAAATTGCTTTAAAAGCTCTCTTTATCTTAATTTATGCAACTTTCGTAGGTTTCATGTTCATGGGAATAATAAGAATAGTCACTGCAAGAATACATAGAAGAGTTGGGCCTCCTATCTATCAGCCCATCTTAGATACGATTAAGCTCCTTTCAAAAAAAAGCAACATAACTCATGGTTTAATATACGACTTTGGCGTGATCTACGCATTGGGAGCAACAATACTGGCTATAATGTTCATACCTCTTGGAAATATCGGTGTTCTCAGGGCGTACGGTGATCTAGTATTAATTACCTTCCTCCTTGAGATACCAATGCTTGGGATAATGTTTGCAGCAATGAGCTCAGGAAACCCCTATGCTGGCATTGGTGCTCAGAGAGCCTTGTTGACGCTCTTAGCAATCCAAGTGCCACTAGGTTTTGCAATAGTTGCCCTTGCTGAATATTATGGTACATTCAGCACCTATGAAATAGTGATGGCCCAGCAGAGCATGGGATGGAGTATAACAGCGCTTCCACTCTTGTTTGCAGCAATTGCTTACGATCTTGTACTTCAAGCAATGTTTGGTAAAGAGCCCTTTGATATCATGATTGCACCTGGTGAGATATCCCTTGGTCCAATGGTTGAGTTTGGCGGTAAACACATGGGAATACTTCAGATTCAACATGCGATAGCCCTCTTTGGAGAGACACTGTTCTTCTCAAACATATTCCTTGGGGGAGCAGCGATTACAATATTTGGGAGTTCAATACTCAATACAATAGCAACTTTGGTTGTACTCCTCATCAAGCAGACTGCAGTACTTTTGGTGGCAACTTTCATGGGCGCAATATTCCCAAGGTTCACTATAGATCAAGCTGCTAGGTTTTACTGGAAATGGCCTACAATAATAGCCGCTCTGGGGGCAATATTAGCGACTCTGTGA